In Ochotona princeps isolate mOchPri1 chromosome 21, mOchPri1.hap1, whole genome shotgun sequence, a single genomic region encodes these proteins:
- the PLXNB1 gene encoding plexin-B1 yields MPALGPALLQALWAGWVIALQPPPPAAFTPNGTQLQHLARDPTSGTLYLGATNFLFQLSPGLQLEAQVSTGPVLDSRDCLPPVLPDECPQAQPTNNPNQLLLVSPGALVVCGSVHQGVCEQRRLGQLEHLLLRPERPGDTQYVAANDPAVSTVGLVAQGLAGEPLLFVGRGYTSRGVGGGIPPITTRTLQPPDPQAAFSYEETAKLAVGRLSEYSHHFVGAFARGTSAYFLFLRRDLQAQSRAFRAYVSRVCLRDQHYYSYVELPLACQGSRYGLIQAAAVARGEVLFAAFSSAAPPAMGRPPSVAAGAAGASALCAFSLDEVDRLANHTRDACYTREGRAEDGTQVAYIEYDVNSDCAQLPVDTLDAYPCGSDHTPSPMASRVPLEATPVLEWPGVQLTAVAVTMEDGHTIAFLGDSQGQLHRVYLGPGSDGHPYLTQSIQQGSAVSRDLIFDGTSEHLYVMTQSTLLKVPVASCAQHLDCASCLAHRDPYCGWCVLLGRCSRRSECTRGQGPEQWLWSFQPEPGCLQVTAVSPANISRDERREIFLTVPDLPALWPGESYTCHFGEHQSPALLTGSGVMCPSPDPSEAPVLQRGADHVSVSVALRFGIVTIVTTSLSFYDCVAVTKLRPSAQCQACVSSRWGCNWCVWQHLCTHKASCDAGPMVVSQQSPLLSLASPARDVPSPSPPPTPKASVTPIPDPLPLEPGTPSTTTAWDIPPGARPSLLSPWGPGPSPSPVPSSAFTESPLHEKSPIPTPTPTPRPGSTIPTPADLGPEAMPEDLSDPHPTPSKVASVPPVDPNPKVLPSPVPLDQPPGTAPATAFPGAAGSPKPSMDWLMREGGELPEADEWTGGDAPAFSTSTLLSGDGDAAEHEGPPAPLILLSSLHYQYDTPGLWELEEVSLGASSCPCVESVQGSTLMPVHVAREVHLLGRNLRLFQDSPGDNECVMELEGFEVAVEARVECEPPPDTWCRVTCQQHQFSYEAAQPELRVGLFLRRAGHLRVDRADGLHVVLYNCSVGHGDCSRCQTALPQYGCVWCEGARPRCVAREACREAEAVATQCPAPLIHSVEPLTGPVDGGTRVTIRGSNLGQQVQDILHTVWVAGVPCAVDAQEYEVSSSLVCITGASGQEVTGTATVEVLGRGRGVSDLTFAYQDPQVHSIFPAHGPRAGGTHLTLRGSKLLTGRLEDIQVVVGEQPCHLLPGQQSEQLQCETSSYPVPATLSVAVWFGTAERKLERGQFKYTSDPNVTSVYPTKSFLSGGRKIWVRGQNLDVVQMPRIRVTMAAGVLGQGRRRRVVTETPCASGASCGSQQFEELCSVNSSRLIACRSPALPGLSEVPLVQVEFILDNLVFNFATLSPTPFSYEADPSLRPLNPEDPTTPFRHKPGSVFSVEGENLDLAMSKEEVVAMIGDGPCVVKTLTRHHLYCEPPVEQPLPLHHTLREAPDALPEFTVQMGNLHFSLGHVQYDGESPVAFPVAAQVGLGVGASLLVLGVIIIVLMYRRKSKQALRDYKKVQIQLENLESSVRDRCKKEFTDLMTEMTDLTSDLLGSGIPFLDYRVYAERVFFPGHRESPLHRDLGVPESRRPTVEQGLGQLSNLLNSKLFLTKFIHTLESQRTFSARDRAYVASLLTVALHGKLEYFTDILRTLLSDLVAQCVAKNPKLMLRRTETVVEKLLTNWMSICLYTFVRDAVGEPLYMLFRGIKHQVDKGPVDSVTGKAKYTLNDNRLLREDVEYRPLTLNALLAVGPGAGETQGVPVKVLDCDTISQAKEKILDQLYKGVPLTQRPDPRTLDVEWRSGVAGHLILSDEDVTSEAQGLWRRLNTLQHYKVPDGATVALVPCLTKHILRENQDYVPGERTPMLEDVDEGGVRPWHLVKPSDEPEPPRPRRGSLRGGERERAKAIPEIYLTRLLSMKGTLQKFVDDLFQVILSTSRPVPLAVKYFFDLLDEQAQQHGISDQDTVHIWKTNSLPLRFWINIIKNPQFVFDVQTSDNMDAVLLVIAQTFMDACTLADHKLGRDSPINKLLYARDIPRYKRMVERYYADIRQAVPASDQEMNSLLAELSRNYSGDLGARVALHELYKYINKYYDQIITALEEDGTAQKMQLGYRLQQIAAAVENKVTDL; encoded by the exons ATGCCTGcccttggcccagctctgctgcaggCACTCTGGGCCGGGTGGGTGATCGCTCTCCAGCCCCCTCCACCAGCTGCTTTCACTCCCAACGGCACACAGCTGCAGCACCTGGCAAGGGACCCCACCTCGGGCACCCTGTACCTAGGAGCCACCAACTTCCTGTTCCAGCTGagccctgggctgcagctggaggcCCAGGTGTCCACGGGCCCAGTACTGGACAGCAGGGACTGCCTACCCCCTGTACTGCCTGATGAGTGTCCCCAGGCCCAGCCTACCAACAATCCCAACCAGCTGCTCCTGGTGAGCCCGGGGGCCCTGGTGGTGTGCGGGAGTGTACACCAGGGAGTGTGCGAGCAGCGGCGCTTAGGGCAGCTCGAGCACCTGCTGCTGCGGCCCGAGCGTCCGGGGGACACCCAGTATGTGGCCGCCAATGACCCTGCAGTTAGCACCGTGGGGCTTGTGGCgcagggcctggctggggagccccTTCTCTTTGTGGGTCGGGGCTATACCAGCCGAGGTGTTGGGGGTGGCATCCCCCCCATCACAACCCGGACTCTGCAACCCCCCGACCCCCAAGCCGCCTTTTCCTACGAGGAGACCGCCAAGCTGGCTGTGGGCCGCCTCTCCGAATACAGCCACCACTTCGTGGGTGCTTTTGCGCGCGGGACCAGCGCCTACTTCCTGTTTCTGCGGAGGGACCTGCAGGCTCAGTCCAGAGCCTTTCGTGCTTATGTGTCTCGTGTGTGCCTCCGCGACCAGCACTACTATTCCTACGTGGAGCTACCTCTGGCCTGCCAGGGCAGCCGCTATGGGCTGATCCAAGCTGCGGCCGTGGCCCGTGGGGAGGTACTCTTCGCAGCCTTCTCCTCGGCCGCCCCCCCAGCAATGGGCCGGCCCCCCTCGGTAGCAGCTGGGGCGGCTGGAGCCTCTGCCCTATGCGCCTTCTCACTGGATGAAGTGGACCGGCTTGCCAATCACACGCGTGATGCCTGCTACACCCGGGAGGGGCGCGCTGAGGACGGAACCCAGGTCGCCTACATCGAGTATGATGTCAACTCGGACTGTGCACAGCTGCCAGTG GACACTCTGGATGCTTATCCTTGTGGCTCCGACCACACTCCTAGCCCCATGGCCAGCCGGGTCCCACTGGAAGCCACGCCAGTTCTGGAGTGGCCAGGGGTTCAGCTAACAGCTGTGGCTGTCACCATGGAGGATGGACACACCATCGCCTTCCTGGgtgacagtcaaggacagctgcaTCGG GTCTACCTGGGCCCTGGCAGCGATGGGCACCCATACCTTACCCAGAGCATCCAGCAAGGCTCTGCCGTGAGCAGAGACCTCATCTTTGATGGGACTTCCGAGCACCTGTATGTCATGACCCAGAGCACA CTTCTGAAGGTTCCTGTGGCCTCCTGTGCCCAGCACCTGGACTGTGCCTCTTGCCTCGCACATAGGGATCCGTACTGTGGATGGTGTGTGCTCCTTGGCAG GTGCAGTCGCCGTTCCGAGTGCACAAGGggccagggcccagagcagtggctctgGAGCTTCCAGCCCGAACCAGGTTGTCTGCAAGTGACAGCCGTGAGTCCTGCCAACATCAGCCGAGATGAGAGGAGGGAG ATTTTCCTGACAGTGCCAGACCTGCCagccctgtggcctggggaatcgTATACCTGCCACTTTGGGGAACATCAGAGTCCTGCCCTGCTGACCGGCTCTGGTGTCATGTGCCCTTCCCCGGACCCTAGCGAGGCACCGGTGCTGCAGAGAGGAGCCG ACCACGTGTCCGTGAGTGTGGCGCTCAGGTTTGGCATTGTGACCATCGTCACCACTTCCCTCTCCTTCTATGATTGTGTGGCCGTCACGAAGCTCCGTCCTTCTGCACA GTGCCAGGCTTGTGTGAGCAGCCGCTGGGGGTGTAACTGGTGCGTGTGGCAGCACCTGTGCACACACAAGGCCTCCTGTGATGCCGGGCCCATGgtggtgagccagcag AGTCCGCTTCTCTCCCTAGCCTCTCCTGCAAGAGAcgtgcccagcccctccccaccccccactcccaaAGCCTCTGTTACCCCCATTCCCGACCCCCTCCCCCTGGAGCCGGGGACCCCCTCCACAACCACAGCCTGGGACATCCCACCTGGGGCCAGGCCCTCTCTGCTCAGCCCCTGGGGGCCagggcccagtcccagccctgtgcCCTCCTCTGCCTTCACCGAGTCCCCTCTCCATGAGAAGTcccccattcccactcccacccccacccctaggCCTGGATCCACTATCCCCACCCCTGCTGACTTGGGGCCTGAGGCCATGCCTGAGGACCTTTCAGACCCCCACCCGACCCCCTCAAAGGTGGCCTCAGTGCCCCCTGTCGACCCCAACCCCAAGGTCCTTCCTTCTCCGGTGCCTCTGGACCAGCCCCCTGGCACTGCTcctgcgactgctttcccaggggctgcTGGCTCCCCGAAGCCCAGCATGGACTGGCTCATGAGAGAAGGCGGCGAGCTGCCCGAAGCGGATGAGTGGACAGGGGGTGACGCGCCCGCCTTCTCCACTTCCACCCTCCTCTCAGGTGATGGAGACGCGGCAGAGCACGAGGGCCCTCCCGCCCCCCTCATCCTCCTGTCCAGCCTTCACTACCAGTACGACACCCCCGGGCTCTGGGAGCTG GAAGAGGTGAGCCTGGGTGCGAGCTCCTGCCCATGTGTGGAGAGTGTCCAGGGCTCTACCCTGATGCCGGTCCATGTGGCACGGGAAGTCCACCTGCTGGGCAGGAATCTGCGCCTCTTTCAG GACAGTCCAGGAGACAATGAGTGTGTGATGGAGCTGGAGGGCTTTGAGGTGGCAGTGGAGGCCCGGGTCGAGTGTGAGCCACCTCCAGATACTTGGTGCCGTGTCACATGCCAGCAACACCAG ttcagCTACGAGGCTGCACAGCCGGAGCTGCGCGTGGGGCTGTTCCTGCGCCGGGCAGGCCACCTGCGTGTGGACAGGGCTGATGGGCTGCATG TGGTTCTCTACAACTGCTCTGTGGGACACGGGGACTGCAGCCGTTGCCAGACTGCCCTGCCCCAGTACGGCTGTGTGTGGTGCGAGGGAGCGCGTCCACGTTGCGTGGCCCGGGAGGCCTGCAGGGAGGCTGAGGCCGTGGCCACCCAGTGCCCTGCCCCTCTCATCCATTCG GTGGAGCCACTCACTGGGCCTGTGGATGGGGGCACACGGGTTACCATCAGGGGCTCCAAcctgggccagcaggtgcaggacaTTCTGCACACGGTCTGGGTGGCTGGGGTGCCCTGTGCTGTGGATGCGCAGGAGTACGAGGTCTCCAGCAG CCTTGTGTGCATCACTGGGGCCAGTGGGCAGGAAGTGACTGGCACAGCCACGGTGGAGGTGCTGGGAAGAGGACGTGGTGTCTCCGACCTCACTTTTGCTTATCAG GACCCACAGGTGCATTCCATCTTCCCAGCCCATGGCCCCAGAGCCGGGGGCACCCACCTCACCCTGCgtggctccaagctcctgactgGACGGCTGGAGGACATCCAGGTGGTGGTCGGAGAGCAGCCATGTCACCT GCTGCCGGGACAGCAGTCAGAGCAGCTGCAGTGTGAGACCAGCTCATACCCCGTGCCTGCCACACTCTCCGTGGCTGTGTGGTTTGGGACCGCTGAGCGGAAACTTGAACGTGGCCAATTCAAGTACACATCAGACCCCAATGTCACCTCGGTTTACCCCACCAAGAGCTTCCTCAG TGGCGGACGTAAGATATGGGTCCGTGGCCAGAACCTGGATGTGGTGCAGATGCCAAGAATCCGCGTGACCATGGCCGCTGGGGTGCTGGGGCAGGGACGGAGGCGACGTGTGGTCACCGAAACACCGTGTGCTTCTGGAGCCTCCTGTGGCAGCCAACAG TTTGAGGAGCTGTGCAGTGTGAACTCCTCCCGGCTCATCGCCTGCCGATCTCCTGCCCTGCCGGGCTTGTCCGAGGTGCCCCTGGTCCAGGTGGAATTCATCCTTGACAACCTGGTGTTCAACTTTGCCACCCTGAGCCCCACACCTTTCTCCTATGAGGCCGACCCTAGCCTGAGGCCCCTAAACCCTGAGGATCCCACGACACCCTTCCGCCACAAGCCTGGGAGTGTGTTCTCCGTGGAG GGGGAGAATCTGGACCTGGCCATGTCCAAAGAGGAGGTCGTGGCCATGATAGGGGACGGCCCCTGCGTGGTGAAAACACTGACCCGGCATCACCTGTACTGCGAGCCACCTGTGGAACAGCCCTTGCCGCTGCACCACACCCTCCGAGAGGCGCCCGATGCTTTGCCTGAGTTCACA GTACAGATGGGGAACCTGCACTTCTCCCTGGGCCATGTGCAATACGATGGCGAGAGCCCTGTGGCCTTTCCCGTGGCAGCCCAGGTGGGCCTAGGAGTGGGTGCCTCACTTCTGGTTCTGGGGGTCATCATCATTGTCCTCATGTACAG GAGGAAGAGCAAGCAGGCCCTGAGGGACTACAAGAAGGTGCAGATCCAGCTGGAGAACCTGGAGAGCAGCGTGCGTGACCGCTGCAAAAAGGAGTTCACAG ATCTCATGACTGAGATGACAGACCTCACCAGTGATCTTCTGGGCAGCGGCATCCCTTTCCTGGACTACAGGGTTTACGCTGAGAGGGTCTTCTTCCCTGGACACCGCGAGTCACCCCTACATCGGGACCTGGGCGTGCCTGAGAGCCGGCGGCCCACAGTGGAGCAAGGGCTGGGGCAGCTTTCCAACCTGCTCAACAGCAAACTCTTCCTCACCAAG TTCATCCACACGCTGGAGAGCCAGCGCACCTTCTCGGCCCGTGACCGTGCCTACGTGGCCTCGCTGCTCACGGTGGCGCTGCACGGCAAGCTTGAGTACTTCACCGACATCCTCCGCACACTGCTCAGTGACCTTGTGGCCCAGTGCGTGGCTAAGAACCCAAAGCTGATGTTGCGCAG AACAGAGACCGTGGTGGAGAAGCTGCTCACCAACTGGATGTCCATCTGTCTGTACACCTTCGTGAGG gaTGCAGTGGGGGAACCTCTGTACATGCTCTTCCGGGGGATTAAGCATCAAGTAGACAAGGGGCCAGTGGACAGCGTGACAGGCAAAGCCAAGTACACCCTGAATGACAACCGCCTGCTCAGAGAGGACGTGGAGTACCGTCCCCTG ACCCTCAACGCTCTGTTGGCTGTGGGGCCAGGTGCAGGAGAGACCCAGGGAGTGCCTGTGAAAGTCTTGGACTGTGATACCATCTCCCAGGCCAAGGAAAAGATACTGGACCAGCTATACAAAGGGGTACCCCTCACACAGAGGCCAGACCCTCGCACCCTGGATGTTG AGTGGCGATCCGGGGTAGCTGGGCACCTCATTCTGTCAGATGAGGATGTCACTTCTGAGGCCCAGGGTCTGTGGCGACGCCTGAACACCTTGCAGCATTACAAG GTCCCAGATGGAGCAACTGTGGCCCTTGTCCCCTGCCTGACCAAACACATCCTCCGGGAAAACCAAGACTATGTCCCAGGGGAGC gGACCCCAATGTTGGAGGATGTAGACGAGGGGGGCGTGCGGCCCTGGCACCTGGTGAAGCCGAGTGATGAGCCAGAGCCGCCCAGGCCCCGGAGAGGCAGCCTGCGGGGCGGGGAGCGTGAGCGAGCCAAGGCCATCCCCGAGATCTACCTGACCCGCCTGCTGTCCATGAAG GGCACCCTGCAGAAGTTTGTGGACGACCTGTTCCAGGTGATCCTTAGCACCAGCCGGCCTGTGCCCCTGGCAGTGAAGTACTTCTTCGACCTACTGGACGAgcaggcccagcagcatggcatcTCCGACCAGGACACTGTGCACATCTGGAAGACCAACAG CTTGCCTCTCAGGTTCTGgattaacatcatcaaaaaccCACAGTTCGTGTTTGATGTGCAGACATCTGACAACATGGACGCTGTGCTGCTTGTCATCGCGCAGACCTTCATGGATGCCTGTACCCTGGCTGACCACAAGCTGGGCCGG GACTCCCCCATCAACAAGCTGCTGTATGCGCGGGATATTCCCCGCTACAAACGGATGGTGGAGAG GTACTATGCAGACATCAGACAGGCTGTCCCAGCCAGTGACCAAGAGATGAACTCCCTCCTGGCTGAGCTATCCCGA AACTACTCTGGAGACCTCGGGGCGCGGGTGGCCCTGCATGAACTCTACAAGTATATCAACAAGTACTACGACCAG ATCATCACTGCCCTGGAGGAGGATGGCACAGCCCAGAAGATGCAGCTGGGCTACCGGCTCCAGCAGATTGCAGCTGCCGTGGAGAACAAGGTCACGGACCTATGA
- the FBXW12 gene encoding F-box/WD repeat-containing protein 12, which yields MSAAEAALGPAVVVPSVKMLLSFGIPTPSQPSRRLCLWRWSDGKLNWGCDGLVKEWKKSYLWMTRQERQMTLAKADDFIYKETTEEVGMMGLTAYMWKNNPRIDDMTPVVCTVSSIDRLHTWDVRKGNLKWTSPELSGSITHLKTVPQMRIAVTMDTSRAINVWDCVCDDAVSTFVMPYRCYSLEAFISMDGPILTVGDITGDIYTFTLPELNQISRVKAFQFRIDVLLCSPHKQWVFACGLQQHTYSKVFLMENLLKPSAGPCASFSLPFLSCIQANWIPNRESKIVLMYQSVPRKIGFMTLSLTTKKIGDKTNIEVCEVGNFLLPNHIDGSDWMGVSEEELIILGSGTYLFIFTTNGILLRQVDDHLTAIMHLRVDHIRVLATTVDGSLHLYAWEEGGRYPYLKKCCELKSVTPNFTLDRYFYDAICDNDSIVRVVSSETSGFSILMLYTLKTSLQS from the exons ATGTCAGCAGCTGAGGCTGCCTTGGGTCCTGCAGTTGTAGTTCCCAGTGTGAAGATGCTGTTGAGCTTCGGCATACCAACACCCTCACAACCAAGCAG AAGACTGTGTCTGTGGAGGTGGTCCGATGGCAAGCTAAATTGGGGGTGCGATGGCCTGGTGAAGGAATGGAAGAAGTCCTACCTGTGGATGACCAGGCAGGAGCGACAGATGACATTGGCCAAGGCAGACGACTTCATTTATAAAGAAACAACTGAGGAAGTGG GAATGATGGGGCTTACAGCTTATATGTGGAAGAACAACCCCAGAATCGATGACATGACGCCTGTCGTCTGCACAGTGTCTTCGATAGACAGGCTGCATACCTGGGACGTCCGAAAG GGCAACTTGAAGTGGACTAGTCCAGAACTGTCGGGCAGTATTACACATCTCAAGACCGTCCCTCAGATGCGTATCGCAGTCACTATGGATACGAGCAGAGCTATCAACGTGTGGGATTGCGTATGTGATGATGCTGTGAGCACATTTGTCATGCCTTATAGGTGCTATTCCCTGGAAGCCTTCATCTCCATGGATGGCCCAATCCTGACA GTGGGCGACATCACAGGGGATATCTATACTTTTACGTTACCTGAGTTAAACCAGATTTCTAGAGTGAAAGCTTTTCAATTCAGAATCGACGTTTTGCTCTGCTCTCCGCACAAGCAGTGGGTCTTTGCATGTGGGCTACAGCAACATACCTACTCAAAG GTCTTTCTTATGGAGAACTTGCTGAAGCCATCAGCAGGCCCTTGTGCGTCTTTCTCTCTCCCGTTTTTATCATGCATCCAGGCCAACTGGATCCCCAATAGAGAAAGCAAGATAGTACTGATGTACCAAAGTGTCCCCAGGAAGATAGGGTTTATGACCCTGAGCCTCACAACCAAGAAGATTGGGGACAAAACCAACATAGAAG TATGTGAGGTCGGGAATTTCCTGCTGCCAAATCACATAGATGGTTCTGACTGGATGGGAGTCAGTGAAGAAGAATTGATCATCTTGGGCAGTGGGACATACCTTTTCATCTTCACCACTAATGGCATCCTTCTGCGTCAAGTGGATGACCACCTGACAGCCATCATGCACCTGAGGGTG GATCACATCCGTGTCCTTGCCACAACCGTGGATGGTTCTCTGCACCTGTATGCTTGGGAAGAGGGAGGCCGCTATCCATACCTCAAAAAGTGCTGTGAACTTAAATCTGTGACCCCTAACTTCACCTTGGACCG CTATTTCTACGATGCAATATGTGATAATGACAGCATAGTACGTGTGGTATCatcagaaacttctggcttcagcatccTGATGTTGTACACTTTGAAGACAAGTCTGCAGAGCTGA